A section of the Suncus etruscus isolate mSunEtr1 chromosome X, mSunEtr1.pri.cur, whole genome shotgun sequence genome encodes:
- the LOC125998825 gene encoding melanoma-associated antigen B16-like has product MPCKKNNPRRSNRQRFQAVSKAEDSELENLSNLWVMYLCHLLEKSFLSHNPVMPEKKEEAAGAGPSSTSEGAQSLCSSAASGITTTPSGQDEGSESQEMSNNPSASQAGAEAAKMPVGGTDPKVGSLVNFMITKYRLKELLTREDMLKLIIKEREEHFTEVFLKACQCVELVFGLDVKEVDPDDHCYILLPKVGLTYDGLRSGAEGVPKTGVLILVLGVIFMKGNCATEEEVWEVLDMLGIHSTEDCVVFGDVRKLVTRDFVREKYLVHRQVTDSDPEQFQFFWGPRAHAETSKMKVLECIAKVLDTDPSSFESQYEEALQDEAKKAKSKNGACAD; this is encoded by the coding sequence ATGCCTTGCAAGAAGAATAATCCACGGAGGTCAAATCGTCAAAGATTTCAGGCCGTCAGTAAGGCCGAGGATTCAGAGCTTGAAAATCTCTCTAACCTTTGGGTGATGTATCTCTGTCACCTTTTGGAGAAGTCTTTTCTCAGCCACAATCCTGTGATGCCTGAAAAGAAGGAGGAAGCTGCTGGTGCTGGTCCATCCAGCACTTCTGAGGGTGCTCAGAGCCTCTGCAGCTCTGCTGCTTCTGGCATAACTACCACACCAAGTGGGCAAGATGAAGGCTCCGAGAGTCAAGAAATGTCTAACAATCCAAGTGCTTCTCAGGCTGGGGCAGAAGCTGCAAAGATGCCGGTGGGTGGTACCGATCCTAAAGTGGGTTCTCTGGTGAATTTCATGATTACGAAGTATCGGCTAAAAGAGCTCCTAACTAGGGAAGATATGCTGAAGCTTATCATCAAGGAACGTGAAGAGCACTTCACTGAGGTCTTCCTCAAGGCCTGTCAGTGTGTGGAGTTAGTCTTTGGCCTTGATGTGAAAGAAGTAGATCCTGATGACCACTGCTATATTCTTCTCCCCAAAGTGGGCCTTACCTATGATGGGCTGAGGAGCGGTGCAGAGGGTGTTCCCAAAACCGGTGTCCTCATTCTTGTCCTTGGGGTGATTTTCATGAAGGGCAACTGTGCCACTGAAGAAGAAGTCTGGGAAGTGCTCGATATGTTAGGAATACATTCCACTGAGGATTGTGTCGTCTTTGGAGATGTCAGGAAGCTTGTTACTCGAGATTTTGTGAGAGAAAAATACCTTGTACATCGGCAAGTAACTGATAGTGATCCTGAGcaatttcagtttttttgggGCCCCAGAGCCCATGCTGAAACCAGCAAGATGAAAGTGCTGGAATGTATTGCCAAGGTTCTTGACACCGACCCAAGTTCTTTTGAATCTCAATATGAGGAAGCTTTGCAggatgaagcaaagaaagctaaAAGCAAGAATGGAGCCTGTGCTGACTAG